CAGCTTTTATTGCATCAATTAGTGGCATTAGTGGATCATCTGCATTTAGCTTGCTAAGTGCCTCTAATATTTGCTCTGTTGAAAAACCAGCGTATGCATCTACAGTCTCTTTTGGTATAGATAATTTTTCTGGATCTCTGTTTTTAAAGTTCTTTATAGCTTTTCGTACGATTTCTTCTGCTGCTTTGTCAGCGATTTCAGGACTAAATTCTACATGCGTAGCTCCAGCAATTTTTACATAAGGTAATGTTGTGATAATCTCTGTGTGATAGCATTCAGCTACATTTTGAATGCCTGGCATTACGCATTGAATATCTACTACCATTGCTTCTAAAGCACCAGAAACTATGACTAGCTCTTGACTTGAAAAACTAGATGCTACAGACACACCCTGTCTCATTAGTAGCTCATTACCTGTACAGCATACTCCTACTATATTAACGCCCTCAGCACCAACTTTTTCAGCTTCTGGTTTAAGCTTGCGTGACCATTCAACCACTTTTTCAGATAGCATTGGTACATGGCCATGGACGGCGATATTTACTTTTTTCTCATCAAGTACTGCCATACTATATTTAGCTTTTACAGCTTTTGGTGTTCCGAACAATATATCCTGTAAATCAGTAGATAGATGTAAACCCGCATAGCCATCTACAAGTCCCATTGTCACTGCACCTAGCACTAGATTTAATGGGTCTGCGTCACATCCCATGGCGTTTCTTGCAACTGCCTTAGATATTTCAAGATGAGCATTTACTGGGGTAATTCTAAGATCATTCCATTTTTTCAGTGAGTCTTTATGGGCACGCATTTGCACCCAATTCATAATTCCTGTTTGCTTCTGGAAGTCCTCTAATGCTTTAAGTGCAACTTCCTTCGCAATTTCATTTACTGTTTTGTCTGCTGTTTCTAAACCCAGGTCATTAGCTACTGCATATAGCTTATCAACATCCTTGATTTCAAAAGGTGCTTTACCTTCCGCAGCTTCCAGTAATGTTAAAGCTACTTCTCTACCATGCTCCGCATGACCACTAGTGCCTTGTGTTAAATGGTTCAAAAAGCTACGTGCAACAATTTGGTGGATATCTGCGCCGCATACACCTTTTTGTGGGCCTTTACCATTCGGTGAAATTCGACATGGTCCCTCTAAGCAATACCTACAGCAAACTCCTGCAGAACCAAAACCACATTGCATCATCTCATCCGCGCGATCAAATGCTGTACTAACCGATTCTTTCCTCGCCTTTTCTAATAGTGACTGGACTTGTAAGTCATCAGATACTTCCGTAACGTGCCTAAGCTTCATTCTAGTCATCCCCCTTTATTACTATGATACTAGTATATTATCACGGTTCGAGAACTATGAATGTCAGCTAGCCGACATTACTTTGTTTATTTATGAGTTAATATTTTTTAATTATCTTCCAAATATTATTTAATTATCTTTCAA
This Desulfuribacillus alkaliarsenatis DNA region includes the following protein-coding sequences:
- the cooS gene encoding anaerobic carbon-monoxide dehydrogenase catalytic subunit, whose amino-acid sequence is MKLRHVTEVSDDLQVQSLLEKARKESVSTAFDRADEMMQCGFGSAGVCCRYCLEGPCRISPNGKGPQKGVCGADIHQIVARSFLNHLTQGTSGHAEHGREVALTLLEAAEGKAPFEIKDVDKLYAVANDLGLETADKTVNEIAKEVALKALEDFQKQTGIMNWVQMRAHKDSLKKWNDLRITPVNAHLEISKAVARNAMGCDADPLNLVLGAVTMGLVDGYAGLHLSTDLQDILFGTPKAVKAKYSMAVLDEKKVNIAVHGHVPMLSEKVVEWSRKLKPEAEKVGAEGVNIVGVCCTGNELLMRQGVSVASSFSSQELVIVSGALEAMVVDIQCVMPGIQNVAECYHTEIITTLPYVKIAGATHVEFSPEIADKAAEEIVRKAIKNFKNRDPEKLSIPKETVDAYAGFSTEQILEALSKLNADDPLMPLIDAIKAGKIRGVAALVGCTNPREKQDIGNVTVAKELLKNNVLVVATGCAAHSLAKNKLMSPEGLVYCGDELREVLEAIGQAVGLPSLPPALHMGSCVDNSRPADLLTALANKLGVGIKDLPAVGSCPETHSPKALSIGTFFIAHGVDVHVGVNPQVSGSSVVTNILCGDKQEGTVTAEEVFGGKLIYETDHIVAAEKLLERINMKRAQLLGE